In the genome of Photobacterium sp. TY1-4, one region contains:
- a CDS encoding ABC transporter permease codes for MFTFLVKRLFQALIVMFVISLVAFAIQDNLGDPLRELVGQSVSEAERQQLRDELGLNDPFLTKYTRFLGNAVQGDLGTSYFYKRPATDVILDKLAATLELVFGATLIIILVSIPLGVYSAIHPKSFLTKAVMAFSSIGISIPVFLTAIMLMYIFSIELGWLPSYGRGETSDLLGWDSGFFTLDGLSHLVLPCIALASIMLPLFIRLVRSEMLEVLSSEYIKFAKAKGLAMNKVYYQHALKNTMLPVLTVGGVQIGTMVAYTILTETVFQWPGMGFLFLEAINRVDTPLITAYVIFVGLIFVVTNTIVDLLYGLVNPTVNLTGKGE; via the coding sequence ATGTTTACGTTTCTGGTCAAGCGCCTGTTTCAGGCACTGATAGTGATGTTTGTGATCAGTCTGGTGGCGTTTGCCATTCAGGATAACCTGGGAGACCCGCTGCGCGAGCTGGTGGGCCAGTCGGTATCAGAAGCTGAACGTCAACAACTACGGGATGAGTTGGGTCTCAATGATCCGTTTCTCACCAAATATACCCGCTTTTTGGGCAATGCGGTCCAGGGCGATCTGGGCACCTCTTATTTTTACAAGCGTCCGGCAACGGATGTGATCCTTGACAAACTGGCGGCCACGCTGGAGCTGGTCTTCGGTGCGACGCTGATCATTATTCTGGTGTCGATCCCGCTGGGCGTCTATTCGGCGATTCACCCGAAAAGTTTCTTGACCAAAGCTGTGATGGCCTTCAGTAGTATCGGGATTTCGATTCCGGTCTTTCTGACCGCGATCATGCTGATGTACATTTTCTCGATTGAGCTCGGCTGGCTGCCGTCTTACGGTCGTGGGGAAACCAGTGATCTCCTCGGCTGGGACTCCGGTTTCTTTACCTTAGATGGCCTGAGCCACCTGGTACTACCATGTATTGCCCTGGCGTCGATCATGCTGCCGCTGTTTATCCGCCTGGTGCGCTCTGAAATGCTCGAAGTACTGAGCTCGGAATATATTAAATTTGCCAAGGCGAAGGGCCTGGCTATGAACAAAGTGTATTACCAGCATGCCCTGAAAAATACCATGCTGCCGGTGCTGACGGTGGGCGGGGTTCAAATCGGTACCATGGTGGCTTACACCATTTTGACGGAAACCGTCTTTCAGTGGCCGGGAATGGGCTTTTTGTTCCTGGAAGCGATTAACCGGGTGGATACGCCGTTAATCACGGCCTATGTAATTTTTGTCGGCCTGATCTTTGTGGTCACCAATACCATTGTTGACCTGTTGTATGGCCTGGTGAACCCGACTGTCAATCTGACTGGCAAAGGAGAGTAA